CCTCGACGTTCGCGGCCTTCAGACCCTGGATGAAGCGGTTGTACGTGATGCCGTTGGCGCGGGCAGCGGCGTTGATGCGCTGGATCCACAGCTGGCGGAAGTCACCCTTGCGCTTCTTGCGGTCGTTGTAGTTGTAGACCAGCGAGTGGGTGACCTGCTCCTTGGCCTTGCGGTACAGGCGCGAACGCTGACCGCGGTAGCCGGAGGCCTGCTCGAGGATCGCCCGGCGCTTCTTGTGGGCGTTGACTGCCCGCTTGACGCGTGCCACTTGTTTTACTCCTTGTAGCGGGGCCGTGGGTGTCTTCACACGGCCCGGAAACGATTGGGTCCCGGTCTGCGCAGTGGGTCAGGCGCTCACGCGCCCGGCCTCACTTGCCGAGAAGCTTCTTGATCTTCGCGGCGTCGCCCGGGGCCATCTCGGCGTTGCCGGTGAGGCGACGCGTCACGCGGGACGACTTGTGCTCGAGCAGGTGGCGCTTGCCGGCGCGCTCGCGGAGCACCTTGCCGGAGCCGGTGACCTTGAAGCGCTTGCTGGCACCGCTGTGCGACTTGTTCTTCGGCATAGCGCCGTTCTCTCCTCGTCGGTGGCGCTCCGGTGCCCGGTCGCGAAACCGGGCACGGTGGAGCGTCGCTTGTATCGGTTACGTCCTTGGGGGCTCGCGCCCCCGGGGATCACGCCTCGGCGGAGGCGTCGGCCGGTGCCTCGGCGTTGGCGGCTGCGGGGTCCGCGGCGTTCATCGAGCGGCCGGGGTTGGCCTTCGCTTCGGCCTTCCGGGCTTCCTGCGCCTGGCGAGCCTCGGCCATCGCCTCGGTCTTCTTCTTGTGCGGACCGAGAACCATGATCATGTTTCGGCCGTCCTGCTTCGGGTTCGACTCCACGAAACCGAGGTCCTGGACGTCCTCCGCGAGCCGCTGCAGCAGCCGGTAGCCCAGCTCGGGCCGGGACTGCTCGCGACCACGGAACATGATCGTGATCTTGACCTTGTCGCCCTGCTTGAGGAACCGGACGACGTGACCCTTCTTGGTGTCGTAGTCGTGCGGGTCGATCTTCGGCCGGAGCTTCATCTCCTTGATGACCGTGTGCGCCTGGTTCTTGCGCGCCTCACGGGCCTTCATGGCCGACTCGTACTTGAACTTCCCGTAGTCCATGAGCTTGCACACGGGCGGACGGGCGTTCGCCGCGACCTCGACCAGGTCCAGGTCGTACTCCTGCGCAAGCTCCAGTGCCTTCGCGAGCGGCACGATGCCGACCTGCTCGCCACTGGGACCGACAAGTCGCACCTCGGGAACGCGAATCCGGTCGTTGATGCGGGGCTCGGCGCTGATGGATCCTCCTCGGTAGCACCACACGGCGGTCTGGCGGACAGCCGCGTAACGTCTCTGTTCGTTAGACCTAACCGCGCCGAGACAGAAAAAATGCCCCGGACGATCACAGGCGGGGCTCCTCGAACTACCGGAGCACCGCCGCGAATCATCGCGGGGCGCGCATTCGGACGGATCGCCGCCTCGGGACGGGACCGTCTGACCGGTGACCCGCCGCCCCAGGGGGCGGTCAGGTGGGAGTTCGAAGCCTCCACTTGTGGGCCGGGCACACGGCGGTGTCCGGCCGGTCGTCCACCAGATTACCAGCATCCCTTGACAAGGGCTAACCGGGAGGGCACGGCACCGCACCGCCTATGGTGTGGGGCATGAGTGAGACCTCCCCCTCGGACTCCGCCGAGACGCCCGACTTCGCCGCCATGACCCGTGACATCGCGGAGGTCCCCGCGGTCGAGGTGATCGTGACGGTGGCCGTCAACCTGATGAGCGCCGCCGCCGTGAAGCTCGGCCTGACCGAGGAGGGCGACACCCACAAGGACCTCGACGAGGCCCGCAAGCTGATCCACGCCCTGGCCGGACTGCTGGACGGCAGCGCGACCGAGATCAGCTCGTTCCACGCGGCGCCGCTGCGGGACGGCCTGAAGTCGCTGCAGCTGGCCTTCCGCGAGGCGTCCCTGGTCCCGGACGAGCCGGGCCAGGGACCGGGCGAGAAGTACACCGGTCCCGTCTACGGCTAGTCCCCGCACCCGCTCCCGTCCGTACGGGGGCTTCCCTACCGTTCGTACAAGGGCTCGCCCGGAGGCGTGGTCCCGGCCGGCAGCAGTGCCAGGTCGAGGCCGCGCACCAGGCGGGCCCTCAGCGTTTCGTCGGCGGCGAGCCGCGAGGCGACCGCGCGGGCGGCCTGCGCGGGGGCGGCGTCCGGGTCCAGGACGAGGGCGAGGGTCCCGTCGGCCTGCCCCGGGCCGAGATGGGCGCGCACCACCGCGGGCTCCGCGGCGACGGCGGCGCGCACCGCCGCCAGGACGGCCGGGTCGGCGAGCGGGTCGGTCGTCGTGCGGCCTTCCGCCAGGGCGAGCAGCGCGGGACCGGTCAGCTCGAACGGCACCGGTCCGGCGAGGTCGAGGACGACCGTGTCCGCCTTCTCGTGGGCGGCGGCCTGGAGCGCCTGGTGCAGCGGCACGGCCACGGGGCGGGCCTGCGGGTCCCAGCGGGCGAGGGAGTCGGTGGAGGTGAACGCGGGCAGCGCGGTCCGGCCCGCGGCCTTCAGGGTGGGGACGGCCATGTCGCTGGTCTTCTCGCGGCGCAGCCCGTTCTCGTCCTCCTCCACCTCGCCGAGCACGGCGACGACGGGGACCAGCAGCCGGGCGCCCTTCAGCGCCTCCAGGACGGGGCCGAGAGCGGTGCGGTCCTCGGCCCAGGCGGCGAGCGCCGCGCTCAGCCGGGGATCGGCGGAGCCGTCGTCGTCGGAGAAGCCGGGGTCGGGAATGTTCTTGTTCGCCACGGTCACCGACCCTATAGGGGGACCTGGCGGCGGGGCGCGAGCGGGCTTCGCGGCCCCTTCACGGGCGTCGTCCGCGGCCCCGCCACAGGACCACCGCCGACACCAGCAGGACGCCGCCCACGCTTCCGGCGAGCGGGCCGGCCCAGCCGGTGCCGTCGGTCCCCGGGCCGGTGGCGTCCGGGCCCGGGCCGAAGTACTCGCCGGTGTGGGCGGCCGGACGAAGGTCCTCCGGTTCGAGGCGGCCGGCCGCCTCGATGGCCGCGGCCGGGTCGACGAAGCCGAAGCCCCGGGAGTCGTCGCGGCCGTCGACCGGGGCGTTGCGGGCGGTGTCCTCCAGCAGGCGCTTGATCTGGGCCGGGGTCAGGCCGGGGTGGGCGGCCTTGACCAGCGCGACGGCGCCGGAGACGAACGCGGCGGCGGCGCTGGTGCCCCACCCCTCGTAGTACTTGCGGTCCGGGTCGGCGATGACCACGTCGACGCCGGGGGCGCTGACCGTGGCGTACCAGCGGCGGGTGGAGAAGGAGGCGCGGGTGCCGAACTTGTCGACCGCGGTGGCGGCGATGACGCCCGGGTAGGCGGCCGGGTAGGAGATGTGGTCGCCCTTCTCGCCGCCGTTGCCGGCCGAGGCGACGACGACGGAGCCCTTCCTCAGGGCGTACTGGACGGCCTCGTCCTCGGCGGGCTCGGGGTGGGCGGAGGCGGAGTCGTCGCCGAGGGAGAGGTTGATGACGTCGGCGCCCTGGTCGGCGGCCCACCGGATGCCGTCGGCGAGGGCGTTGCCGCGGGTCTTGCGGGCTTTGGCGCGCGCGGAGTCGCCGTCCTCCAGGATCACCCGGACGGGCAGGATCTTCGCCTCGGGGGCGATGCCCAGGACGCCTTCGGTGCCGCCGTAGCCGTGTCCGTGCCCGGCGATGATCCCGGCCATGGCGGTGCCGTGCCGGGCCCAGGCGCGGTCGCCGCGCCCGGCGCCGAAGCCGACCATGTCCTTCCCGGTGAGGACGTTGCCCTCGAGGTCGGGGTGGGTGGCGTCGACGCCGGTGTCGAGGACGGCGACGGTGATGCCGGCGCCCTTGGTGGTCCGCCAGGCCTCCTGGGTGTGCAGGGCGTCGAGCCCCCACTGCTTGGCGCGGATGCCGTCGGCGTGCGCGACGGTGGGCGGCACGAGCGTGAGGGAGGCGGCGAGCAGGACGCCGAGCAGGGTGGCCCGGCGGGTCGTACGGCGGCGGGTCATGAGGGCTGCTCCGTGGCGGCGGCGACGGCTGCGCGCAGGCCGCGCTCGATGCGGTCGGCGAGGCCCTTCGCCTCGTGGCCGAGGCCCGCCTGGGCGGGGGCGCTGGTGGCGCCGGAGCGGGTCGCGTCGGCGGCCGGCTGCGGGTCGTCCACGGCCCGGCCGTCGGCCCAGCCGGAGACGGCGTAGACGACGACGGGGGCGTCGGTGAGCACGGAGAGGGTCCAGGAGGCGCGCTGGGCGGGGCCGAACGCGGCGGCGACGGTGTCCTCGGGGGCGTAGGGGCGGGGCATCAGGTCGGTGCGGCGGTACAGGCCCTCGTCCTCGAACTGCCTCTCCAGGGAGCGCATGCCGGCGGCGTCGGCTCCGGTGAAGAGCAGGCCGACGGTGGTGACGTGGCTCTGGGTGGCGTCCGTGTAGGTGGCGCGCAGCAGCCGGTCGCAGCCGG
Above is a genomic segment from Streptomyces glaucescens containing:
- a CDS encoding SseB family protein yields the protein MANKNIPDPGFSDDDGSADPRLSAALAAWAEDRTALGPVLEALKGARLLVPVVAVLGEVEEDENGLRREKTSDMAVPTLKAAGRTALPAFTSTDSLARWDPQARPVAVPLHQALQAAAHEKADTVVLDLAGPVPFELTGPALLALAEGRTTTDPLADPAVLAAVRAAVAAEPAVVRAHLGPGQADGTLALVLDPDAAPAQAARAVASRLAADETLRARLVRGLDLALLPAGTTPPGEPLYER
- the mycP gene encoding type VII secretion-associated serine protease mycosin; the encoded protein is MTRRRTTRRATLLGVLLAASLTLVPPTVAHADGIRAKQWGLDALHTQEAWRTTKGAGITVAVLDTGVDATHPDLEGNVLTGKDMVGFGAGRGDRAWARHGTAMAGIIAGHGHGYGGTEGVLGIAPEAKILPVRVILEDGDSARAKARKTRGNALADGIRWAADQGADVINLSLGDDSASAHPEPAEDEAVQYALRKGSVVVASAGNGGEKGDHISYPAAYPGVIAATAVDKFGTRASFSTRRWYATVSAPGVDVVIADPDRKYYEGWGTSAAAAFVSGAVALVKAAHPGLTPAQIKRLLEDTARNAPVDGRDDSRGFGFVDPAAAIEAAGRLEPEDLRPAAHTGEYFGPGPDATGPGTDGTGWAGPLAGSVGGVLLVSAVVLWRGRGRRP
- the infC gene encoding translation initiation factor IF-3 yields the protein MWCYRGGSISAEPRINDRIRVPEVRLVGPSGEQVGIVPLAKALELAQEYDLDLVEVAANARPPVCKLMDYGKFKYESAMKAREARKNQAHTVIKEMKLRPKIDPHDYDTKKGHVVRFLKQGDKVKITIMFRGREQSRPELGYRLLQRLAEDVQDLGFVESNPKQDGRNMIMVLGPHKKKTEAMAEARQAQEARKAEAKANPGRSMNAADPAAANAEAPADASAEA
- the rplT gene encoding 50S ribosomal protein L20, producing the protein MARVKRAVNAHKKRRAILEQASGYRGQRSRLYRKAKEQVTHSLVYNYNDRKKRKGDFRQLWIQRINAAARANGITYNRFIQGLKAANVEVDRKILAELAVNDANAFAALVEVAQKALPSDVNAPKAA
- the rpmI gene encoding 50S ribosomal protein L35 → MPKNKSHSGASKRFKVTGSGKVLRERAGKRHLLEHKSSRVTRRLTGNAEMAPGDAAKIKKLLGK
- a CDS encoding DUF1844 domain-containing protein encodes the protein MSETSPSDSAETPDFAAMTRDIAEVPAVEVIVTVAVNLMSAAAVKLGLTEEGDTHKDLDEARKLIHALAGLLDGSATEISSFHAAPLRDGLKSLQLAFREASLVPDEPGQGPGEKYTGPVYG